In one window of Phycisphaerales bacterium DNA:
- a CDS encoding DNA methyltransferase, which translates to MSGAHESSGGGESGAGRGPRGARGARLRGDHPRGVRPESRPTLRVFATTLWEFPSQHYTHTSPPGKGLRTMQGHKDYVGATPSWVIWQLLQRYTRENDVVVDPMCGSGTTLDVCEDTGRKGVGFDLAPSRPDIRQADARRIPVPDASADFVFIDPPYSTHVDYSDDPRCIGKLDSGGEDDGAAYYKAMSQVIGEISRVLKDRRYMALYVSDSFRKKKGVAGAGVGGGQFMPIGFELFAIMRRHFVPVDIIAVVRHNQKLTKGNWRKAAEEGNFFLRGFNYLFIMKKDSRRTPDERRS; encoded by the coding sequence ATGAGCGGGGCGCACGAGAGTTCGGGGGGAGGCGAGTCGGGCGCAGGGCGTGGGCCGCGTGGCGCGCGGGGGGCGCGGCTGCGCGGCGATCACCCGCGGGGCGTGCGGCCGGAGTCCCGCCCCACGCTGCGGGTGTTTGCGACGACGCTGTGGGAGTTTCCGAGCCAGCACTACACGCACACGAGCCCGCCGGGGAAGGGCCTGCGGACGATGCAGGGGCACAAGGACTACGTGGGGGCGACACCCTCGTGGGTCATCTGGCAGCTGCTGCAGCGGTACACGCGCGAGAACGATGTGGTGGTCGACCCGATGTGCGGGAGCGGAACGACGCTGGATGTGTGCGAGGACACGGGGCGGAAGGGTGTGGGGTTTGACCTGGCGCCGTCGCGCCCGGACATCCGGCAGGCGGACGCTCGTCGCATCCCGGTGCCGGACGCGTCGGCGGACTTCGTGTTCATCGACCCGCCCTATTCGACGCACGTGGATTATTCGGACGACCCCCGCTGCATCGGCAAGCTCGACAGCGGCGGCGAGGACGATGGCGCGGCGTACTACAAGGCCATGTCACAGGTGATCGGCGAGATCAGCCGCGTGCTGAAGGACCGCCGGTATATGGCCCTGTACGTGAGCGACTCGTTCCGCAAGAAGAAGGGCGTGGCCGGGGCGGGTGTGGGCGGGGGGCAGTTCATGCCCATCGGCTTCGAGCTGTTCGCGATCATGAGGCGGCACTTCGTGCCGGTGGACATCATCGCGGTGGTGCGGCACAACCAGAAGCTGACCAAGGGCAACTGGCGGAAGGCGGCGGAGGAGGGGAACTTCTTTCTCCGCGGTTTCAACTACCTGTTCATCATGAAGAAGGACAGCCGCCGAACGCCGGATGAGCGGCGTTCATAG
- a CDS encoding bifunctional oligoribonuclease/PAP phosphatase NrnA — translation MTTWATNSTLEQIAARLRAARKVVVLTHVKPDGDAIGSTMGLVRALNKPREWSKGPVAEAWYFGPTPPWLADVAGDTPYRALAENGPPEVEGVDAVAVLDTGSWSQLEAVHQWLGPRREMTVLVDHHVQGDPEVAGHRVIDTGAAAVCQPVAELCRILLGVADRTKLPADVAEPLYLGLCTDTGWFRHSNVSRGVMVTAGDLLEAGADHVKLYQAVEQRESVTRLRLLSRALATLELHDNERLALMSLTKRDYAETGAQPGESGGFVDFGQSLATVEVTCLLTEATASDYGPGADTKGPLTKISLRSKASGHEVDVNRIAKALGGGGHVRAAGARTNKSIEDTKAEVIRLVQEQTRG, via the coding sequence TTGACGACGTGGGCTACGAACTCGACGCTGGAGCAGATCGCGGCACGCCTGCGGGCGGCGCGCAAGGTAGTGGTGCTGACGCACGTGAAGCCCGATGGTGACGCGATCGGCTCGACGATGGGGCTGGTGCGGGCGCTGAACAAGCCGCGGGAATGGTCGAAGGGACCGGTTGCGGAGGCGTGGTACTTCGGGCCAACGCCGCCCTGGCTGGCGGATGTGGCGGGGGACACTCCCTACCGCGCACTGGCGGAGAATGGGCCGCCGGAGGTGGAGGGTGTGGATGCGGTCGCGGTGCTCGACACCGGGTCGTGGTCGCAGCTGGAGGCGGTGCACCAGTGGCTAGGGCCCCGGCGCGAGATGACGGTGCTGGTGGATCACCATGTGCAGGGCGACCCGGAGGTGGCGGGGCACCGCGTGATTGACACGGGCGCCGCGGCGGTGTGCCAGCCGGTGGCGGAGCTGTGCCGCATCTTGCTGGGTGTCGCGGACCGCACGAAGCTGCCGGCTGATGTGGCGGAGCCGCTGTACCTGGGGCTGTGCACGGACACGGGGTGGTTTCGGCACAGCAATGTGTCGCGCGGGGTGATGGTCACCGCCGGCGACCTGCTGGAGGCGGGGGCGGACCACGTGAAGCTGTACCAGGCAGTCGAGCAGCGCGAGAGCGTGACGCGGCTGCGGCTGCTGTCGCGGGCGCTTGCGACGCTGGAGCTGCACGACAACGAGCGGCTGGCGTTGATGAGCCTGACGAAGAGGGACTATGCGGAGACGGGTGCGCAGCCGGGCGAGTCGGGCGGTTTTGTTGACTTCGGGCAATCGCTCGCGACGGTGGAGGTGACGTGCCTGCTCACAGAGGCCACGGCGAGCGACTACGGGCCGGGGGCGGACACGAAGGGGCCCCTCACGAAGATCAGCCTGCGGAGCAAGGCGAGCGGGCACGAGGTGGACGTCAACCGCATCGCGAAGGCGCTGGGCGGGGGCGGGCACGTGCGGGCGGCGGGGGCGCGGACGAACAAGTCCATCGAGGACACCAAGGCGGAGGTGATCCGCCTGGTGCAGGAGCAGACGAGGGGATGA
- a CDS encoding bifunctional riboflavin kinase/FMN adenylyltransferase → MSSEGATAVTIGNFDGVHLGHAALVRRCRELAGGGPVRVLSFDPHPMTLLRPQSAPARLSGFEQREAWLRGLGADEVVRLTPDESLLNKSAREFVVWLVERYRPRFVVEGDDFHFGKGRLGNNDTLRALGGELGFEVDVVPPVEVALGDDLIVRASSSIVRWLITQGRVADAGRVLGRAYEVAGVVRQGDQRGRTIGYPTANLSTEQLLPADGVYAAYAVLPNARRYACAVNVGTRPTFEGVERRLEAYVLEAPASGLEGYNWRLRVQLVAWVREDLKFDDVPSLVRQIERDCARVRDLLAVHERRTVVRPHSFLMCGMGSNNTPQGTTA, encoded by the coding sequence ATGTCCAGCGAGGGCGCGACGGCGGTCACCATCGGCAACTTCGACGGCGTGCACCTGGGGCACGCCGCGCTGGTGCGGCGCTGCCGTGAACTGGCGGGTGGCGGGCCGGTGCGGGTGCTGTCGTTCGATCCGCACCCGATGACGCTGCTGCGGCCGCAGAGTGCGCCGGCGCGGCTGTCGGGCTTCGAGCAGCGGGAGGCTTGGCTGCGCGGGCTGGGGGCGGATGAGGTGGTGCGGCTCACGCCGGACGAGTCGCTACTGAACAAGTCGGCGCGGGAGTTCGTGGTGTGGCTGGTGGAGCGGTACCGGCCGCGGTTTGTGGTGGAGGGTGACGACTTCCACTTCGGCAAGGGGCGGTTGGGGAATAACGACACGCTGCGCGCCCTTGGCGGCGAGCTCGGATTCGAGGTTGATGTGGTGCCGCCGGTGGAGGTCGCGCTGGGCGACGACCTGATCGTGCGGGCCAGCAGCAGCATCGTGCGGTGGCTGATCACCCAGGGGCGGGTGGCTGACGCGGGGCGTGTGCTGGGACGGGCGTACGAGGTGGCGGGTGTCGTGCGGCAGGGGGACCAGCGCGGGCGGACGATCGGCTACCCCACGGCCAATCTTTCGACGGAGCAGCTGCTGCCGGCCGACGGGGTGTACGCGGCGTACGCGGTGCTGCCGAATGCGCGCCGGTACGCGTGCGCGGTGAACGTAGGTACACGCCCCACTTTCGAGGGCGTGGAGCGGCGGCTGGAGGCGTACGTGCTCGAGGCGCCGGCATCGGGGCTCGAGGGGTACAACTGGCGGCTGCGGGTGCAGCTGGTCGCGTGGGTGCGCGAGGACCTCAAGTTCGATGATGTGCCGTCGCTGGTGCGGCAGATCGAGCGCGACTGCGCGCGCGTGCGCGACCTGCTGGCGGTGCACGAGCGGCGGACGGTGGTGCGCCCCCACTCTTTCCTGATGTGCGGCATGGGCAGCAACAACACTCCACAGGGAACTACCGCTTGA
- a CDS encoding DUF2007 domain-containing protein, with protein sequence MPKDPDELVVLKETRTEFEASTIAASLEDAGIPARVYTGAANVILGGANVIDSAKVMVRAADRERALAQLRSIKQDSVDIDWSEVDVGDTIDPPDAFPLCPACGFDRAGIPPRAPCPECGYAGIAANRATPRRMSWRPFIRRAGMILMATGVLLSWLPAARHPAVALVIAGGAVWLIFWGDKDNGDRTR encoded by the coding sequence GTGCCGAAGGACCCCGATGAACTTGTCGTGCTCAAGGAAACCCGCACGGAGTTCGAGGCCAGCACCATCGCCGCGTCCCTCGAGGATGCCGGCATCCCCGCCCGGGTCTACACCGGCGCCGCAAACGTGATCCTCGGCGGCGCCAACGTCATCGATTCCGCCAAGGTCATGGTCCGCGCCGCCGACCGCGAGCGTGCCCTCGCCCAGCTTCGCTCCATCAAGCAGGACTCGGTCGACATCGACTGGAGCGAGGTCGACGTCGGCGACACCATCGACCCGCCCGACGCCTTCCCCCTCTGCCCCGCCTGCGGCTTCGACCGCGCCGGCATCCCACCACGCGCCCCCTGCCCCGAGTGCGGCTACGCCGGCATCGCCGCCAACCGCGCCACCCCACGCCGCATGAGCTGGCGCCCGTTCATCCGGCGCGCCGGCATGATCCTCATGGCCACCGGCGTGCTCCTCAGCTGGCTCCCCGCGGCCAGACACCCCGCGGTCGCACTGGTGATTGCCGGCGGGGCGGTGTGGCTGATTTTCTGGGGGGACAAGGATAACGGCGACCGCACTCGCTGA
- a CDS encoding dihydrolipoamide acetyltransferase family protein: MAHPGKSTGNPNDFILPDLGEGVHEAELIKWRVEVGQKVNEHDILAEMETDKALVEVPSPRTGVIAALHGKPGEILHVGNPLVTYEGAGGAASSGPAAGRMSEPKAEKSKASSNGTHAPAAAPSPVAEPAGEREDAGTVVGQMSGSLGGVSAAPGKALATPAVRRLARDLGVDIDTCSGTGIGGRVLEKDVRAMAGGGGRAAAPSRGHGGHAGHSDVAPMDASEPHSSVVADRRSAPAPRVPAAVSGGSTSMQCHARGTQDETTRIPFRGVRRTIANRLKESIAQTVHFTVMDEADVTALDSLRRKLAAASGEKVSFLPFVASAVCRVLQDPRFRVLNSTTDDKAEEIVQHRSVSLGIATDTDTGLMVPVIRDTDRLGVLEIGRAISQIADAARTRSIPREQLMGSTFTISNVGSHAGRFATPIINYPEVGILAVGRGREGMVVNKGSFRVGLLLPLSLACDHRVVDGATAALALAEVIRLLQEPDGLLGPARG; this comes from the coding sequence ATGGCTCACCCAGGCAAGTCCACCGGCAACCCCAACGACTTCATCCTGCCCGACCTCGGCGAGGGCGTTCACGAGGCCGAGCTGATCAAGTGGCGGGTGGAGGTCGGGCAGAAGGTCAACGAGCACGACATCCTCGCGGAGATGGAGACGGATAAGGCGCTGGTGGAGGTGCCCAGCCCGCGGACGGGCGTGATCGCGGCCCTGCACGGCAAGCCGGGGGAGATCCTGCATGTGGGGAATCCGCTGGTGACGTACGAGGGTGCGGGTGGGGCGGCCTCGAGCGGTCCGGCGGCGGGGCGGATGAGCGAGCCGAAGGCGGAGAAGAGCAAGGCTTCGTCCAATGGGACGCATGCGCCGGCGGCAGCGCCGTCGCCAGTGGCGGAGCCCGCGGGGGAGCGCGAGGATGCGGGGACGGTGGTGGGTCAGATGAGCGGGTCGCTGGGCGGGGTTTCGGCGGCGCCGGGGAAGGCGCTGGCGACGCCGGCGGTGCGGCGCCTGGCGCGGGACCTTGGCGTGGACATCGATACGTGCAGCGGCACGGGTATTGGTGGGCGGGTGCTGGAGAAGGATGTGCGGGCAATGGCTGGCGGCGGCGGTCGGGCTGCTGCTCCGTCGCGCGGACATGGTGGTCACGCCGGGCACAGCGATGTGGCTCCGATGGACGCGAGCGAGCCGCACAGCAGCGTGGTGGCGGATCGGCGGAGTGCGCCGGCTCCGCGCGTGCCGGCGGCGGTGAGCGGGGGGAGCACGAGCATGCAGTGCCATGCTCGTGGCACACAGGATGAGACCACGCGGATTCCGTTCCGCGGCGTGCGGCGGACGATCGCGAACCGGCTGAAGGAGTCGATCGCGCAGACGGTGCACTTCACGGTGATGGACGAGGCGGACGTGACGGCGCTGGACAGCCTGCGTCGCAAGCTGGCCGCGGCGAGCGGGGAGAAGGTGTCGTTCCTTCCGTTCGTGGCGAGCGCGGTGTGCCGCGTGCTGCAGGACCCGCGGTTCCGCGTGCTCAACAGCACCACGGACGACAAGGCCGAGGAGATCGTGCAGCACCGCAGCGTGAGCCTGGGCATCGCGACGGACACGGACACGGGGCTGATGGTGCCGGTGATCCGGGATACCGACCGCCTTGGCGTGCTGGAGATTGGGCGGGCGATTTCGCAGATCGCGGACGCGGCCCGTACGCGGAGCATCCCGCGCGAGCAGCTGATGGGCTCGACGTTCACGATCTCGAATGTCGGGAGCCACGCGGGGCGGTTTGCGACGCCGATCATCAACTACCCGGAGGTCGGCATCCTGGCCGTGGGACGCGGGCGCGAGGGGATGGTGGTGAACAAGGGGTCGTTCCGCGTGGGGCTGCTGCTGCCGCTGTCGCTGGCGTGCGACCACCGCGTGGTGGACGGGGCCACGGCGGCGCTGGCGCTGGCGGAGGTGATCAGGCTGCTGCAGGAGCCTGATGGGCTGCTGGGGCCGGCGCGGGGGTGA
- a CDS encoding CvpA family protein, with the protein MPDQTTKPAAARVPRLSIEAREAELELERAKARAASKAAERAQVIEKVKVAAGSREPLDQKLRIAIVAAAVFIVILTLLLGSAPVKIVACVMCLGMLQGLWRGASELVGIVASSLVAVIVAPPMGRALEGVTAGFTGNDGLLNRMVAVALVGLLIVIVGSVLVSVVAKRQLKKHPGWVRWNSIAGAGLGLIEGIILGMAILWTPLALEPIAATQLAEADAETASPVAEGIRSFAGRVRDSSLGKVAEATNPIEGSRLLSLANDFIAVARDEDAMEYFMGTPVMQELASLPSVNQARERIGADAELTGVLKDQGVSVEVLNQVLKSRTILEVFDQTTVVADLSPRAERLVAAIGEAKARIGLPRTPAAPPSRR; encoded by the coding sequence ATGCCCGACCAGACCACTAAACCCGCCGCGGCGCGAGTGCCGCGATTGAGCATCGAGGCTCGCGAGGCCGAGCTGGAGCTTGAGCGCGCGAAGGCGCGGGCGGCGAGCAAGGCGGCGGAGCGGGCGCAGGTGATTGAGAAGGTGAAGGTCGCGGCGGGGTCGAGAGAGCCGCTGGACCAGAAGCTGCGGATCGCGATCGTGGCGGCGGCGGTGTTCATCGTGATCCTGACGCTGCTGCTGGGCAGCGCGCCGGTGAAGATCGTCGCGTGCGTGATGTGCCTTGGGATGCTGCAGGGGCTGTGGCGCGGGGCGAGCGAGCTGGTGGGGATCGTGGCTTCGTCGCTGGTCGCGGTGATCGTGGCGCCGCCGATGGGGCGGGCGCTCGAGGGTGTGACGGCGGGGTTCACGGGCAACGACGGGCTGCTGAACCGGATGGTGGCGGTGGCACTCGTAGGGCTGCTGATCGTAATCGTCGGGTCGGTGCTGGTGAGCGTGGTGGCGAAGCGGCAGCTGAAGAAGCACCCGGGGTGGGTCCGGTGGAACTCGATCGCGGGCGCGGGGCTGGGGCTTATCGAGGGCATCATCCTGGGCATGGCCATCCTGTGGACGCCGCTGGCGCTGGAGCCGATCGCGGCGACGCAACTGGCGGAGGCGGATGCGGAGACCGCGAGCCCGGTGGCGGAGGGGATTCGGTCGTTCGCGGGGCGGGTGCGGGACTCTTCGCTGGGGAAAGTGGCGGAGGCGACGAACCCGATCGAGGGCTCGCGGCTGCTGTCGCTGGCGAACGACTTCATCGCGGTGGCGCGGGATGAGGACGCGATGGAGTACTTCATGGGCACGCCGGTGATGCAGGAGCTCGCGAGCCTGCCCAGCGTCAATCAGGCGCGGGAGCGGATCGGCGCGGACGCGGAGCTGACGGGCGTGCTGAAGGACCAGGGCGTGAGCGTCGAGGTGCTCAACCAGGTGCTCAAGAGCCGCACGATCCTTGAGGTGTTCGACCAGACGACCGTGGTGGCGGACCTGAGCCCAAGGGCCGAGCGGCTGGTGGCGGCGATCGGCGAGGCCAAGGCCCGCATCGGGCTGCCTCGGACGCCGGCGGCCCCGCCGTCGCGGCGCTAA
- a CDS encoding M48 family metallopeptidase, producing the protein MAFALGRRGRGRGIGLSPRIIIAVVIALVSVVGYFGNRALNPVTGRKQSLALTADQEVALGLQAAPEMAAQFGGLSRSAEGTRLVKDVGFEILQAVGDAAGTYRFDFHLLADPKTVNAFALPGGQIFITEALLTRLETRGQLAGVLGHEAGHVLARHSSEQMAKAKLTQGLTGAAVVGASDSRGGGYTAAAVASFVGQFALLKYSREHELESDRLGVRFMVKAGYDPRAMIEVMRILEQASGGPSNRPEFSQTHPNPGNRIKEIERAIAEEFPEGVPEGLQK; encoded by the coding sequence ATGGCGTTTGCACTGGGTCGGCGCGGGCGGGGGCGGGGGATTGGGTTGAGCCCGCGGATCATCATCGCGGTGGTGATTGCGCTGGTGTCGGTGGTCGGGTACTTCGGGAACCGGGCGCTGAACCCGGTGACGGGGCGGAAGCAGTCCCTGGCGCTGACGGCGGACCAGGAGGTGGCGCTGGGGTTGCAGGCGGCGCCGGAGATGGCCGCGCAGTTTGGCGGGTTGTCGCGGAGCGCGGAGGGGACGCGGCTGGTGAAGGACGTGGGGTTTGAGATTCTGCAGGCGGTGGGCGACGCGGCGGGGACGTACCGGTTTGACTTCCACCTGCTGGCGGACCCCAAGACAGTGAACGCGTTCGCGCTGCCGGGCGGGCAGATCTTCATCACGGAGGCGCTGCTGACGAGGCTGGAGACGCGGGGGCAGCTCGCGGGCGTGCTGGGGCACGAGGCGGGGCACGTGCTGGCGCGTCACAGCAGCGAGCAGATGGCGAAAGCGAAACTGACGCAGGGGCTGACGGGGGCGGCGGTGGTTGGGGCGAGTGACTCGCGGGGCGGGGGGTACACGGCCGCGGCGGTGGCGTCGTTCGTGGGTCAGTTCGCGCTGCTGAAGTACTCGCGCGAGCACGAGCTGGAGAGCGACCGGCTGGGGGTGCGGTTCATGGTGAAGGCGGGGTATGACCCGCGGGCGATGATCGAGGTGATGCGGATTCTCGAGCAGGCGAGCGGCGGGCCGAGCAACCGGCCGGAGTTTTCGCAGACGCACCCCAACCCCGGGAACCGGATCAAGGAGATCGAGCGGGCGATCGCGGAGGAGTTCCCGGAGGGGGTGCCGGAGGGGTTGCAGAAGTAG
- a CDS encoding amylo-alpha-1,6-glucosidase, protein MDEVIHVGDRFYVLGSKLSDEPTLVLKEGDTFAIFGHSGDIDSRLQKSQGLVHAGMRHLSRYELRLNGLRPLLLGAGVSRDNTTALMDLTNPDIVEGGTVVLERGTLHIRRERVVLHDSMLDALTVSNYSLSPVTVHLTLTFECDFTDIFEVRGTARPRKGAIGEPGFHDTGVTHAYTGLDGRLRQSRVCCEPPADRVTAREMTFVAHLEPHAQRRWDVSVRCRPSAGAGPRFEEAYAGVQAEAEQFRAMADARSSDEHMDAWLQRSLADVRMLLAGTEHGLYPFAGVPWYSTVFGRDGIITAMQMLSLHPEIAAGVLRYLAALQADGYDSARDAEPGKILHERRTNEMALTGEVPFAQYYGSVDSTPLFVMLAGAYYQRTADRALIESIWPNIERALAWIDRDGDVDKDGLVEYAQRSKEGLSNQGWKDSHDAIFHEDGPFPPAPIALCEVQGYVFEAKRSAAMLARMMGNHTRAVELMQQADRLKAQFEAQFWVEELGTYAIALDGLKRPCRVASSNAGHCLWTGIADEARAARVRDQLMSPKMFTGWGIRTIVKGAARYNPMSYHNGSIWPHDNGIIGAGFARYEFRDAALALFRAWFEAASMIDLHRLPEVCCGFERRPGRGPTPYPVACSPQAWAAGSVFMLLEACLGLVVDGVHGLVRFDRPMLPACVEDLMLRNVRVGPHVADIRLRRNRGGVQVVVDRKAGNLDVVVRK, encoded by the coding sequence ATGGACGAGGTGATCCACGTCGGTGACCGCTTCTACGTGCTGGGCTCCAAGCTGAGCGACGAGCCCACGCTGGTGCTGAAGGAGGGCGACACGTTCGCCATCTTCGGGCACTCCGGGGACATCGACTCGCGGCTGCAGAAGAGCCAGGGGCTGGTGCACGCGGGGATGCGGCACCTGTCGCGGTACGAGCTGCGGCTGAACGGGCTGCGGCCGCTGCTGCTGGGGGCGGGGGTGTCGCGGGACAACACGACCGCGCTGATGGACCTTACCAACCCGGACATCGTCGAGGGCGGAACGGTGGTGCTGGAGCGGGGCACGCTGCACATCCGGCGCGAGCGGGTGGTGCTGCACGACTCGATGCTCGATGCGCTGACGGTGTCCAACTACTCGCTGTCGCCAGTGACGGTGCACCTGACGCTGACCTTCGAGTGCGACTTCACGGACATCTTCGAGGTGCGCGGCACGGCGCGGCCTCGCAAGGGGGCGATCGGCGAGCCGGGGTTCCACGACACGGGCGTGACGCACGCGTACACGGGGCTTGACGGGCGCTTGCGGCAGAGCCGCGTGTGCTGCGAGCCGCCGGCGGACCGTGTGACGGCGCGGGAGATGACGTTCGTGGCGCACCTGGAGCCGCACGCGCAGCGGCGGTGGGACGTGAGCGTGCGGTGCCGGCCGTCTGCGGGGGCGGGGCCAAGGTTCGAGGAGGCGTACGCGGGGGTACAGGCGGAGGCCGAGCAGTTCCGCGCGATGGCGGATGCCCGGAGCAGCGACGAGCACATGGACGCGTGGCTGCAGCGGTCGCTGGCGGACGTGCGGATGCTGCTGGCGGGAACGGAGCACGGGCTGTACCCCTTCGCGGGCGTGCCGTGGTACTCGACGGTTTTCGGGCGCGACGGGATCATCACGGCGATGCAGATGCTGAGCCTGCACCCTGAGATCGCGGCGGGGGTGCTGCGGTACCTGGCGGCGCTGCAGGCGGACGGGTACGACTCGGCGCGGGACGCGGAGCCGGGGAAGATCCTGCACGAGCGGCGGACCAACGAGATGGCGCTGACGGGGGAGGTGCCGTTCGCGCAGTACTACGGGAGCGTGGACAGCACGCCGCTGTTCGTGATGCTGGCGGGGGCGTACTACCAGCGGACGGCGGACCGGGCGCTGATCGAGAGCATCTGGCCGAATATCGAGCGGGCCCTGGCGTGGATCGACCGCGATGGCGACGTGGATAAGGACGGGCTCGTTGAGTACGCCCAGCGCTCGAAGGAGGGGCTGAGCAACCAGGGGTGGAAGGACTCGCACGACGCGATCTTCCACGAGGATGGGCCCTTCCCGCCGGCGCCGATTGCGCTGTGCGAGGTGCAGGGGTATGTGTTCGAGGCCAAGCGCTCGGCGGCGATGCTGGCGCGGATGATGGGGAACCACACGCGGGCGGTGGAGCTGATGCAGCAGGCGGACCGGCTCAAAGCCCAGTTCGAGGCGCAGTTCTGGGTGGAGGAGCTGGGGACGTACGCGATCGCGCTGGACGGGCTGAAGCGGCCGTGCCGGGTGGCGTCGAGCAACGCGGGGCACTGCCTGTGGACGGGGATCGCGGATGAGGCGCGGGCGGCGCGGGTGCGGGATCAGCTGATGAGCCCGAAGATGTTCACGGGGTGGGGGATCCGGACGATCGTGAAGGGGGCGGCGCGGTACAACCCGATGAGCTACCACAACGGGAGCATCTGGCCGCACGACAACGGGATCATCGGGGCGGGGTTCGCGCGGTACGAGTTCCGGGATGCGGCGCTGGCGCTTTTCCGAGCGTGGTTCGAGGCGGCGTCGATGATTGATCTGCACCGGCTGCCGGAGGTGTGCTGCGGGTTTGAGCGGCGGCCGGGGCGTGGGCCGACGCCCTACCCGGTTGCGTGCTCGCCGCAGGCGTGGGCCGCGGGGAGCGTGTTCATGCTGCTGGAGGCGTGCCTGGGGCTGGTGGTCGATGGGGTGCACGGGCTGGTGCGGTTTGATCGGCCGATGCTGCCGGCGTGCGTGGAGGACCTGATGCTGCGGAACGTGCGGGTGGGGCCGCACGTGGCGGACATCCGGCTGCGGCGGAACCGGGGCGGGGTGCAGGTGGTGGTAGATCGGAAGGCGGGGAACCTGGATGTGGTGGTGAGGAAGTAG